Proteins co-encoded in one Saprospira grandis genomic window:
- a CDS encoding S41 family peptidase — protein MKQLVGVLLIYLMAPIDIAFTQQHLVNHDSLRIDLNQMLNDLESSYVYFEDKHIDISCLRDFYSQRIKLVSTKQEALLLFEYLLDEFYDSHLMLNANSYYSYRLHSPVYCQIREGDFYIQQVWLSQISNLDENILGAKVLTFNHQDFDSVIDSFPTHCQDKNNPIIREWIANKVLAGRYSETRKVKLALADGKQITINLDSFNYHPNSSNLSCKKIGDFGYIRINNSLGNNDLIRDFDRALDSFIDTDGLILDLRNTVGGGNTYVARGIMGRFITERLPYQVHWIEEQYGSGPKIPRSWQEFVTARAKTYHQPVIVLVGRWTGSMGEGLAIGLEALDVGLVVGTEMERLAGSMYGIPFLYQNYQYRIAKEKIFHVNGIAREAYIPKYYVPQHDINKDEALEKALKILKKKKPHQFMFFRRRRNN, from the coding sequence ATGAAACAATTAGTAGGTGTTCTTTTGATTTATTTAATGGCTCCAATTGATATTGCTTTTACGCAACAACATTTAGTTAATCATGATAGCCTCAGGATAGACCTTAATCAGATGCTAAATGATTTGGAGTCTTCATATGTTTATTTTGAAGATAAGCATATTGATATCTCTTGTCTTAGAGATTTTTACAGTCAACGAATTAAGCTTGTAAGCACAAAACAAGAGGCACTTTTATTATTTGAATATTTATTAGATGAATTTTATGACAGCCATCTGATGCTAAATGCGAATAGTTATTATTCATATCGTCTTCATTCTCCAGTTTATTGTCAAATACGAGAGGGTGATTTTTATATACAACAAGTCTGGCTATCTCAAATTTCTAACTTAGACGAAAATATTTTAGGGGCAAAAGTTCTTACATTTAATCACCAAGATTTTGATTCGGTCATTGATTCATTCCCTACTCATTGTCAGGATAAAAATAACCCTATTATTCGAGAGTGGATTGCAAATAAAGTATTAGCTGGACGATATAGTGAAACACGAAAGGTAAAATTAGCTTTAGCAGATGGCAAACAGATTACCATCAATCTAGATAGTTTTAACTACCATCCAAACTCGTCTAATTTGTCGTGTAAAAAAATAGGTGATTTTGGATATATCCGAATTAATAATTCATTGGGTAATAATGATTTAATTCGTGATTTTGATCGTGCATTAGATAGCTTTATCGATACAGATGGGTTAATTTTGGACCTTCGGAATACCGTTGGTGGAGGCAATACATATGTAGCTAGGGGAATTATGGGGCGTTTTATAACTGAGCGACTTCCCTATCAAGTACATTGGATAGAAGAACAATATGGAAGTGGTCCTAAGATTCCCCGAAGTTGGCAAGAGTTTGTCACAGCTAGGGCAAAAACTTATCATCAGCCAGTAATTGTACTTGTTGGTCGGTGGACAGGCAGTATGGGAGAAGGGCTTGCAATAGGATTGGAGGCATTAGATGTTGGATTAGTCGTTGGGACCGAAATGGAAAGACTAGCTGGTAGTATGTATGGAATTCCTTTTTTATATCAAAACTATCAATATCGTATAGCTAAAGAAAAGATATTTCATGTCAATGGAATAGCAAGAGAGGCCTATATTCCCAAATATTATGTGCCTCAACATGATATAAACAAAGATGAGGCTTTAGAAAAAGCGTTAAAAATTTTGAAGAAGAAAAAGCCTCACCAATTTATGTTTTTTCGACGGAGAAGAAATAACTGA
- the radA gene encoding DNA repair protein RadA, which yields MAKAQKSFVCTECGNVSLKWEGRCSACGEWNSLQEEVTVKGSAKQEAKKATQGAWTQKRGRKQEHARPTHITKVQGDGTVRRPTDDEELNRVLGGGIVSGSIVLIGGEPGVGKSTLMLQLALSFSGKVLYVSGEESEQQIKMRAERLGLRDNDCFLMAETNLTNLLMQAATLNPDVLVVDSIQTLSSQYVESPPGSVSQVRECASELQRFAKETNIPVFVIGHINKDGAIAGPKLLEHIVDVVLQFEGDRNYTHRILRTIKNRFGSTAELGIYEMQGRGLREVSNPSELLLTQKEEDLSGSAITATVEGIRPMLIEIQALVSTSVFSSPQRSATGFDLRRLSMLLAVLEKRCGFQFGNNDVFLNVAGGLKVSDPAIDMAVVAALLSSLEDVAMPSNVCFAGEIGLSGEIRSVQRIEQRIQEANRLGFEKIYVSKFNMKGIDPANYDIEIVPLSKVEQLFEDLFQ from the coding sequence ATGGCTAAAGCGCAGAAAAGTTTTGTATGTACCGAATGCGGCAATGTTTCGCTAAAATGGGAGGGCCGCTGTAGTGCTTGTGGCGAGTGGAATAGCTTGCAAGAGGAGGTCACAGTAAAGGGCAGTGCCAAGCAGGAGGCCAAAAAGGCGACCCAGGGCGCTTGGACCCAAAAAAGAGGGCGAAAACAAGAGCATGCCCGCCCTACACATATTACTAAGGTGCAGGGCGATGGAACAGTGCGAAGGCCCACCGATGATGAAGAATTGAACCGGGTTTTGGGCGGCGGTATCGTGAGTGGATCGATTGTCTTGATTGGTGGAGAACCCGGTGTTGGAAAATCGACCCTGATGCTGCAATTGGCCCTGAGTTTTTCGGGCAAAGTGCTTTATGTTTCGGGCGAGGAAAGCGAACAACAGATTAAAATGCGGGCCGAACGCCTCGGGCTGCGCGATAATGACTGCTTTTTGATGGCCGAAACCAATTTGACTAACCTTTTGATGCAGGCGGCCACTTTGAACCCCGATGTTTTGGTGGTCGATTCGATTCAAACGCTGAGCTCGCAATATGTTGAATCGCCTCCGGGCTCCGTTTCTCAGGTGCGAGAATGCGCTTCTGAATTGCAACGCTTTGCCAAAGAGACCAATATTCCCGTCTTTGTGATTGGCCACATCAATAAAGATGGGGCGATTGCGGGACCCAAACTGCTGGAGCATATTGTGGATGTGGTGCTGCAATTTGAAGGCGACCGAAATTATACCCACCGCATTTTGCGGACCATCAAAAACCGCTTTGGCTCTACGGCCGAACTCGGTATTTATGAAATGCAGGGCCGCGGTTTGCGCGAAGTTTCTAATCCTTCAGAACTTTTGCTCACCCAAAAAGAAGAGGATCTCAGCGGTTCGGCAATTACCGCCACGGTAGAGGGCATTCGCCCCATGCTGATCGAAATTCAGGCTTTGGTTTCTACTTCTGTTTTTAGCTCGCCCCAACGCTCGGCCACGGGTTTCGATCTCCGCCGATTGAGTATGCTTTTGGCGGTTTTGGAAAAACGCTGCGGTTTTCAGTTTGGCAATAATGATGTCTTTCTCAATGTAGCCGGGGGACTAAAAGTGAGCGATCCCGCTATTGATATGGCCGTGGTGGCCGCCCTCCTCTCCTCTTTGGAAGATGTGGCCATGCCCTCTAATGTTTGTTTTGCAGGAGAAATTGGTTTGTCTGGAGAAATTCGCTCGGTCCAACGCATCGAACAACGCATACAAGAAGCCAATCGCCTCGGCTTTGAAAAAATTTACGTTTCTAAGTTTAATATGAAAGGGATCGATCCCGCCAATTACGATATAGAAATTGTTCCACTCTCTAAGGTAGAGCAACTTTTTGAGGATCTGTTTCAGTAG
- the polA gene encoding DNA polymerase I — MQKKLFLLDAMALIYRAHFAFIKNPLINSKGLNVSAMNGFTSTLWELLRKEKPTHIAVAFDLPGGTFRHEMYEPYKANREEQPEDIRLAIPYVKQIIEAFNIPVVAVPNYEADDVIGTLAKQAAREGFSVYMMTPDKDYAQLVEDQIFLYKPARFGNKFSVLGKAEVLEKWKIERVEQVIDVLGLQGDAVDNIPGIPGIGPKTAQKLLAKYGSIENLLEHTHELKGKQKERVEENKEQALLSKELATIKLDVPVQFDAEKYALEEFNREALSEIFKELEFRSLSKRILGQEAAAKAPQQVDLFGQPIEEAPKKKLKAANELLVDHTHSNTQHEYILLDTAEKRAALIAEIKKAGIFCFDSETTGLELGSEIVGLSFALQAHKAYYLALPEDQAATKTLLEEFRPIFEDPEIAKVGQNLKFDLLMLRFYDIKVAGKLWDSMLMHYLLEPDKKHSLDYLSETYLNYSPIPIENLLGKGRKKKRSMRDVPLEKVIEYAAEDADISWQLYEKLRPQLSKELLALYNEMEAPLIYVLVDMEFEGVALDSDFLNNYAEELKQESDVLVKKILEKAEAPLLNLDSPKQLGELLFDKLEIPYRWRKTKTGQYSTNEEKLSELAPKYEIIAWILEYRQLAKLRSTYVEALPRLVNKFTGRLHSSFNQALTTTGRLSSNNPNLQNIPIRTPRGREIRKAFVARDENHCLLAADYSQIELRLIAEISGDEAMLAAFKAGQDIHSATAARIYEVDIEEVTKEQRYNAKTVNFSIIYGAGAFNLSQNLDIKRKEAAELIEQYFKQYPGLKKYMEQTVETAKEKGYVETLLGRRRYLRDIKSKNAVVRGHAERNAINSPIQGTAADMIKLAMIKVQNRLKAEGLQSKMILQVHDELLFDVPKSELAKLRQLVEEEMKTALPNLQVPILVGIDEGDNWLEAH; from the coding sequence ATGCAAAAAAAATTATTCCTACTCGATGCGATGGCCCTAATTTATCGGGCACATTTTGCTTTTATCAAAAACCCATTGATTAACTCTAAAGGCTTGAATGTATCGGCCATGAATGGCTTTACTTCTACCCTTTGGGAATTATTGCGCAAAGAAAAACCTACGCATATTGCCGTGGCTTTTGATTTGCCCGGCGGGACCTTTCGACATGAAATGTATGAACCCTATAAAGCGAATCGGGAGGAGCAACCGGAGGATATTCGCTTGGCGATTCCCTATGTTAAGCAAATTATTGAGGCCTTTAATATTCCGGTGGTGGCCGTGCCCAATTATGAGGCCGATGATGTGATTGGGACCTTGGCCAAACAGGCCGCCCGAGAAGGCTTTTCGGTTTATATGATGACGCCCGATAAGGATTATGCGCAATTGGTGGAAGATCAGATCTTTTTGTATAAACCCGCTCGTTTTGGCAATAAGTTTTCTGTTTTGGGCAAGGCGGAGGTCTTGGAAAAATGGAAAATTGAACGGGTAGAACAGGTGATTGATGTTTTGGGCTTGCAAGGCGATGCGGTGGATAATATTCCGGGCATTCCGGGTATTGGTCCCAAAACGGCCCAAAAATTATTGGCCAAATATGGCAGCATCGAAAATTTGTTGGAGCATACGCATGAGCTCAAAGGCAAACAAAAAGAACGAGTAGAGGAAAATAAAGAACAGGCGCTTTTGTCTAAGGAATTGGCGACCATTAAGTTGGATGTGCCCGTGCAATTTGATGCGGAAAAATATGCCTTGGAAGAATTTAATCGAGAAGCCCTATCCGAAATTTTTAAGGAGCTGGAGTTTAGAAGTCTGAGCAAACGGATTTTGGGCCAAGAAGCCGCGGCCAAAGCCCCTCAACAGGTCGATCTTTTTGGGCAGCCCATCGAGGAAGCGCCCAAGAAAAAACTCAAGGCCGCCAATGAATTATTGGTCGATCATACGCATAGCAATACCCAGCACGAATATATTTTGCTGGATACAGCCGAAAAAAGAGCGGCCCTGATTGCCGAGATCAAAAAAGCAGGCATTTTTTGCTTCGATAGTGAGACGACGGGCCTAGAATTGGGCTCCGAAATTGTGGGCCTTTCTTTTGCCCTGCAAGCCCATAAGGCCTATTATTTGGCCCTGCCCGAAGATCAGGCGGCCACAAAAACACTGCTCGAAGAGTTTCGCCCCATCTTTGAAGATCCCGAAATTGCCAAGGTGGGCCAAAACCTAAAATTTGACCTGCTCATGCTCCGCTTTTACGATATAAAAGTGGCGGGCAAACTTTGGGATAGCATGCTGATGCACTATTTGTTGGAGCCCGATAAAAAACATAGTCTGGATTATTTATCGGAAACTTACCTCAATTATTCGCCCATTCCCATCGAAAACCTCTTGGGCAAAGGCCGCAAGAAAAAACGCAGTATGCGAGATGTGCCTTTAGAAAAGGTCATTGAATATGCCGCCGAAGATGCCGACATTAGCTGGCAACTTTATGAAAAATTGCGTCCCCAATTGTCTAAAGAATTATTGGCCCTCTATAATGAAATGGAAGCGCCTTTGATTTATGTTTTGGTGGATATGGAATTTGAAGGGGTGGCTTTGGATAGCGACTTTTTGAACAATTATGCCGAAGAGCTCAAGCAAGAAAGCGATGTCTTGGTCAAAAAGATTTTAGAAAAGGCCGAGGCCCCCTTGCTCAATTTGGACTCGCCTAAACAGTTGGGCGAATTGCTTTTTGATAAATTGGAAATCCCCTACCGCTGGAGAAAAACCAAAACCGGCCAATATTCGACCAATGAAGAAAAATTGAGCGAATTGGCCCCTAAATATGAAATTATTGCCTGGATTTTAGAGTATCGCCAATTGGCCAAATTGCGTTCGACTTATGTGGAGGCCCTGCCCCGTTTGGTCAATAAATTTACGGGCCGTTTGCATAGCTCATTCAATCAAGCCCTGACCACAACGGGCCGTTTGAGTTCTAATAATCCGAATTTGCAAAATATTCCGATTCGTACGCCCAGAGGCCGAGAAATTCGCAAGGCTTTTGTTGCTAGAGACGAAAATCATTGCTTGTTGGCGGCGGATTACTCGCAGATTGAGTTGCGCCTAATTGCCGAAATTAGCGGCGATGAGGCCATGTTGGCCGCATTTAAGGCGGGCCAAGATATTCACTCGGCCACGGCGGCCCGCATTTATGAGGTGGATATTGAAGAAGTGACCAAAGAACAGCGTTACAATGCCAAAACGGTCAACTTTAGTATCATTTATGGCGCTGGGGCTTTTAATCTTTCGCAAAATTTGGACATCAAGCGCAAGGAAGCTGCCGAGCTCATTGAGCAATATTTCAAGCAGTATCCCGGCCTCAAAAAATATATGGAGCAAACCGTAGAAACGGCCAAGGAAAAAGGTTATGTGGAAACCTTGTTGGGTCGCCGCCGCTATCTCCGCGATATCAAATCAAAAAATGCGGTAGTGCGCGGACATGCCGAGCGAAATGCCATCAATAGCCCCATTCAGGGCACCGCTGCCGATATGATTAAACTGGCCATGATTAAGGTGCAAAATCGCCTCAAAGCCGAAGGCTTGCAGAGCAAAATGATCCTTCAGGTGCATGATGAACTCCTTTTTGATGTGCCCAAATCAGAATTGGCCAAACTTCGCCAATTGGTGGAGGAAGAAATGAAAACCGCTTTGCCCAATTTGCAGGTGCCCATTTTGGTCGGCATCGATGAAGGCGATAATTGGTTGGAAGCGCATTAG
- a CDS encoding PD-(D/E)XK nuclease family protein: MDINSLLKEFQALPKKKKTFLEICKYPASRFEEVCSRILCFYFSPKEEHGFQDLFLRSLFELLEAEDISFYEDEIQVIPEDYAEGKRLDIVITGSDFVIGIENKITASLYNPLDKYKARTDAYGKEQSFNLVLSVYEITKAEELEKMATNDFKAFTYADFFFYLKKNLGDYSADCNQRYLTHLQDFIETIENMSTNDSIDRKNSDFFFDNSKEINELISQYEAYKKSRLDLQHENLRKIKKQIGAQTDPKWFIHDGKTAFYLVYNKFTSKKYEIGIESLYKETKENALGEYLIQITTWDLENWKTFKERILKKYPNCPLDEGTTHKNRVYLDVEKIIAPETEISIDTIVSRLKFHFENLKAIVGGE; encoded by the coding sequence ATGGACATCAACTCCTTACTCAAAGAATTTCAGGCCCTCCCAAAAAAGAAAAAAACATTCCTTGAGATATGCAAGTACCCTGCTAGCCGCTTTGAAGAGGTCTGCAGTAGAATTTTATGCTTTTATTTCTCTCCCAAAGAAGAACATGGCTTTCAGGATTTATTCCTACGCTCTCTCTTTGAATTATTGGAGGCAGAGGACATAAGTTTCTATGAGGATGAAATTCAAGTAATTCCAGAAGACTATGCAGAGGGCAAAAGATTAGATATTGTCATCACTGGTTCAGACTTTGTCATTGGTATAGAGAATAAAATTACCGCCAGTCTTTACAACCCTCTAGATAAATACAAAGCCAGAACTGATGCCTACGGTAAAGAGCAGTCTTTTAATCTCGTTCTTTCTGTTTACGAAATTACTAAGGCAGAAGAGTTGGAGAAAATGGCCACTAATGACTTTAAAGCCTTCACTTATGCTGACTTCTTCTTCTATCTCAAGAAAAATTTAGGCGACTATTCCGCAGACTGCAACCAGCGCTATCTAACACATTTACAAGACTTTATAGAAACCATTGAAAATATGTCCACAAATGACTCCATAGACCGAAAAAATTCTGATTTCTTCTTTGATAACAGCAAGGAAATCAACGAGCTGATCAGCCAATATGAAGCCTACAAAAAATCTAGACTAGATCTCCAACATGAAAATTTACGGAAGATCAAAAAGCAAATAGGAGCTCAAACTGATCCCAAATGGTTTATCCACGACGGGAAAACAGCATTCTATTTAGTGTATAATAAATTCACTTCTAAGAAGTACGAAATTGGAATTGAATCCCTCTACAAGGAAACAAAAGAAAATGCATTAGGAGAATACCTCATACAAATCACCACATGGGATTTGGAAAATTGGAAAACTTTTAAGGAGCGCATCCTTAAAAAATATCCTAACTGCCCTTTAGATGAAGGAACTACTCACAAAAACAGAGTCTATCTTGATGTCGAAAAAATAATTGCGCCCGAGACAGAGATAAGCATAGACACCATTGTCAGTAGACTAAAATTTCATTTTGAAAATTTAAAGGCAATTGTTGGCGGGGAGTAA
- a CDS encoding response regulator transcription factor: protein MDHIARILLVEDEENIRETLSLNLELEGYEVLALADGKSVLPQFLGQHFDLILLDIMLPEMDGLDVCEQIRLHDSETPIIFLTAKDSSADKIQGLRKGADDYITKPFMLEELLLRIQILLKRSQNHRANTLEEYHFGPNYVNFQEQSAKGQDGQDFKLTKKEGMLLKLLIERAGEAVSRQQILQAVWGYDVYPSTRTIDNFILSFRKYFEEDPKNPQFFLSVRGVGYKFQAPEED from the coding sequence ATGGACCATATTGCTCGAATCCTTTTGGTAGAAGATGAAGAAAATATCCGCGAAACCCTTAGCCTCAATCTAGAACTAGAGGGCTATGAGGTCTTGGCCCTTGCCGATGGCAAAAGCGTGCTGCCCCAGTTTTTGGGCCAACACTTTGACCTCATTCTACTCGATATTATGCTGCCCGAAATGGACGGCCTAGATGTTTGCGAACAAATTCGCCTGCACGATAGCGAAACCCCCATTATTTTCCTCACCGCCAAAGATAGTAGCGCCGATAAGATCCAAGGCCTGCGCAAAGGGGCCGATGATTATATTACCAAACCCTTTATGCTAGAGGAGTTGCTGCTCCGCATTCAGATTTTGCTCAAAAGAAGCCAAAACCACCGCGCCAATACCCTAGAAGAGTATCATTTTGGGCCAAATTATGTCAATTTTCAAGAGCAAAGCGCCAAGGGCCAAGATGGCCAAGATTTTAAACTGACCAAAAAAGAAGGAATGCTCCTCAAGCTACTCATAGAACGAGCAGGAGAAGCCGTTTCTCGACAACAGATTTTACAGGCCGTTTGGGGCTATGATGTCTACCCTTCTACCCGCACGATCGATAATTTTATCCTTTCTTTTCGCAAGTATTTTGAAGAAGATCCCAAAAATCCCCAATTTTTTCTCTCGGTCCGTGGCGTAGGCTATAAGTTCCAAGCCCCAGAAGAAGATTAG
- a CDS encoding DUF5694 domain-containing protein, producing MKYLLCLSLTFYFSLMLAQQKEIVLVGTMHMLPKRLKNSYKPLFKKSLAYQPEAIFVETVRPEDSLSWAYLKNGHNESLKNFYQYSLKVREEFDFNQDTLEHLLSKDFQQMTKDDFKKICLSFAYQLDYPNFYYYRYVQDYFPEGHKKSKRHENYELSRKLALKLGHKKLYASDDQQTNAEFHQHWQACEKAIDKTPVKRKEKKIIRKIVLREVFPSIFGRYGIVNNKPKHLELLDSLSGLKYTDMEQPDCAKAVDYFKQRNKRFAYNLGRQIEANTFRKNILFVGASHIVGLKKELNKQFPNIKVILFNEL from the coding sequence ATGAAATACCTACTCTGTCTAAGCCTAACATTCTACTTTTCCCTAATGCTTGCCCAACAAAAAGAAATTGTTTTAGTTGGAACAATGCACATGCTACCTAAACGCCTAAAAAACAGCTATAAACCCCTATTTAAAAAATCTTTAGCCTATCAACCAGAAGCTATTTTTGTTGAAACTGTTAGGCCGGAAGACTCTTTGAGCTGGGCCTACCTAAAAAATGGCCATAATGAGAGCCTCAAAAATTTTTATCAGTATTCACTAAAAGTAAGAGAAGAGTTTGACTTTAATCAAGACACCCTAGAGCATCTGTTGAGCAAAGATTTTCAGCAAATGACTAAAGACGATTTCAAAAAAATTTGCCTTTCATTTGCTTATCAACTCGATTACCCTAATTTTTACTACTATAGATATGTTCAGGATTATTTCCCAGAGGGCCATAAAAAGTCTAAACGACATGAAAACTATGAACTATCTCGTAAACTAGCGCTGAAACTAGGACATAAAAAATTATATGCCTCCGATGATCAACAAACCAATGCTGAATTTCATCAACACTGGCAAGCCTGCGAAAAAGCAATAGACAAGACCCCTGTAAAAAGAAAAGAAAAAAAAATAATCCGAAAAATAGTCCTGCGAGAAGTTTTCCCCTCAATTTTTGGCCGATACGGAATTGTCAATAATAAACCTAAACATCTTGAGCTACTAGATAGCTTAAGTGGCCTAAAATATACAGACATGGAACAGCCTGATTGTGCAAAAGCCGTAGACTACTTTAAGCAGCGAAATAAACGTTTTGCGTATAACCTTGGCCGACAAATTGAAGCCAATACATTCAGAAAAAATATATTATTTGTTGGAGCATCTCATATTGTTGGCTTAAAAAAAGAGTTGAACAAGCAATTTCCCAATATAAAAGTGATTCTGTTTAATGAACTCTAA